Genomic DNA from Actinomycetota bacterium:
GGGGTCAGGTGGACGGCCAGGAGCTGGCGGTCGGCCGAGCTCACCAGCACCGAGGCCGTGCGGTCACTGGTCCGCAGCCCGACGACCATGGCCGAGGTGAGCGGCACCATGACGATGCCGAGGATGGCGACGGCCACGACGACCTCGATGAGGGTGAAGCCCTGTTGGCCGCGGTTCACGACGGGTCCCTCTTGACGAACGAGACCGACTCGGTGGCCCGGCTGTCGGGTGTGGTCACGGTCACGGTCACGAGCTGGAGCCGGCCGTCAGGAGCCGGGCACGAGGGCGAGAACGCCGACCCGTCCCAGTGATCCACGCCGGTGACGGCCACGGCGGCCGCCGTCCAGCCGCCGGGTAGGGCTACACCGGCCGCCGGGTCGTAGGTGGAGGCGTCGGCACAGCTTTGGTAGGGGTTGGCCGTGGCGTCTTTGACGGCCCCGACGGCGCTCACGAGCACCGTGTGGGCCTGGGACTGCTTGAGGTGGTGGTCCGAGGCGATGATCGAGGTGCCCATGCCGCCCACGATCGTGGTGATGGCGATGCCCAATATGGCCACGGCCACCACGACCTCGACGAGCGTGGTGCCCGCCTCCCGCGCGGTGGCGTTCACTGCACCTGCACCTGGTTGAAGATCCCGTACATGGCCGAGATCAGAGCGATGGCCACGAACCCGACGAGCAGGCCGACCATGACGATCACCGCCGGCTCGAACAGGGTCGTGAGCCGCTTGACCTTGTACTCCAGCTCGATCTCGTAGAACTCGGCCGCCGTCTCCAGCTGCTGGTCGAGGGTGCCCGTCTCCTCGCCCACACGGACCATCTGGTTGGCCACGCCCGGGAACAGGCCAGTCGCCTCCAGGGGCTCGGACAGGCCCTCGCCGTTGACCATGCGCTCGCGCACCCCGACCAGCGACTCTTGGAAGACCCGGTTGCCGGCCGCTCCGGTAGCCACGGCCAAGCCGTCGGGAAGGGGCACGCCCGAGCGAGTCATGGCCGCCA
This window encodes:
- a CDS encoding type II secretion system protein, whose amino-acid sequence is MNATAREAGTTLVEVVVAVAILGIAITTIVGGMGTSIIASDHHLKQSQAHTVLVSAVGAVKDATANPYQSCADASTYDPAAGVALPGGWTAAAVAVTGVDHWDGSAFSPSCPAPDGRLQLVTVTVTTPDSRATESVSFVKRDPS